A genomic stretch from Chloroflexota bacterium includes:
- a CDS encoding fumarylacetoacetate hydrolase family protein yields MRIAHVRERNAPIGTGLRMAAARDAGATRWLDLEHAREVLVGDDPRRAHNSVLFRQPVTTLDAHLARGLRVEALAEIVDGYTPAVDADEGIWDAAELVFGPPILRPPSLRDFYAFEQHVGTMWRRRGHDIPEAWYRLPIFYFGNTSEIRGPGEPVWAPPGSTELDYELEVGALVDTAAVDLAADQAEEAIGGYMVLNDWSARDLQREETTVRLGPAKGKDFATSIGPWLVTPDELTDARTKTGYNLVMTADINGEEISRGTWSAAHFSFGEMLARASADVRLRPGDLIGSGTVGSGCLLEVKDERFGRWLEPGDEVVLRIERLGELRTPIVERSEQRSVS; encoded by the coding sequence ACGTTCGCGAGCGGAACGCCCCCATCGGGACCGGGTTGCGGATGGCCGCCGCCCGCGACGCAGGGGCGACCCGCTGGCTGGATCTGGAGCACGCGCGCGAGGTCCTGGTCGGCGACGATCCGCGACGGGCCCACAACTCAGTGCTGTTTCGGCAGCCAGTGACCACCCTGGACGCGCATCTCGCGCGCGGCCTCCGGGTGGAGGCCCTGGCAGAGATCGTGGACGGATACACGCCCGCAGTGGACGCGGACGAAGGCATCTGGGACGCCGCCGAGCTGGTCTTTGGGCCGCCCATCCTCAGGCCGCCATCGCTCCGGGACTTCTACGCCTTTGAGCAGCACGTAGGCACGATGTGGCGGCGTCGCGGCCACGACATCCCGGAGGCGTGGTACCGGCTGCCGATCTTCTACTTCGGCAACACATCCGAGATCCGCGGCCCCGGCGAGCCAGTGTGGGCCCCGCCCGGATCGACTGAGCTCGACTATGAGCTGGAGGTGGGGGCGCTGGTCGACACCGCGGCCGTCGACCTGGCAGCAGACCAGGCCGAGGAGGCCATCGGCGGCTATATGGTCCTCAACGACTGGTCGGCGCGTGACCTCCAACGCGAGGAGACGACAGTCCGACTGGGCCCGGCCAAGGGCAAGGACTTCGCCACCAGCATCGGTCCCTGGCTGGTCACCCCCGACGAGCTGACCGATGCCCGCACGAAAACGGGATACAACCTGGTCATGACGGCCGATATCAACGGGGAGGAGATCAGCCGCGGGACGTGGTCGGCGGCGCACTTTTCATTCGGCGAGATGCTGGCCCGGGCCTCGGCCGACGTGCGGCTACGGCCCGGGGACCTGATCGGCAGCGGGACCGTGGGGAGCGGCTGCCTGCTGGAGGTGAAGGACGAGCGGTTCGGGCGCTGGCTCGAGCCGGGGGACGAAGTGGTGCTGCGCATCGAGCGGCTGGGGGAGCTGCGGACGCCGATCGTCGAGCGGTCTGAACAGAGGAGCGTGTCGTGA
- a CDS encoding DinB family protein — protein sequence MQHMGLLARMAVAEGRLAAFAERPPPGLTDADPATGERWDVGQAWAHVAEFVPYWQGEIERVLAGAGAEPVPFGRTTEDPGRAGAIEAGRNEPPTEQMARLAGALMLLRTYLARLSEAQWSARGLHERRGEMTVAEILDRFVVSHLEEHADQLEKLAADSA from the coding sequence ATGCAGCACATGGGTCTGCTGGCCCGGATGGCGGTGGCCGAGGGCCGCCTGGCCGCGTTCGCGGAACGTCCGCCGCCGGGCCTGACCGATGCCGACCCGGCCACCGGCGAGCGCTGGGACGTCGGCCAGGCCTGGGCCCACGTGGCGGAGTTCGTCCCCTACTGGCAGGGCGAGATCGAGCGGGTGCTCGCCGGTGCGGGCGCCGAACCGGTGCCCTTCGGGCGCACGACCGAAGATCCAGGGCGGGCGGGCGCCATCGAGGCCGGCCGCAACGAGCCTCCGACCGAGCAGATGGCCCGCCTGGCAGGCGCGTTGATGCTGCTGCGGACCTACTTGGCGCGGCTATCCGAGGCGCAGTGGTCGGCGCGCGGGCTGCATGAGCGGCGGGGCGAGATGACGGTGGCTGAGATCCTCGATCGGTTCGTCGTCAGCCACCTGGAGGAGCACGCCGACCAGCTCGAGAAGCTGGCCGCCGATTCGGCCTGA
- a CDS encoding cupin, translated as MAITVKSLDTPDQAYDFGEAGRYDISIIGDSMVARSVLNPGWSWDEHVKPYAEGAESCPETHHEYVISGRIRYLTDEGEEVDAGPGDHLVIGPGHRAWVDGPEPCVVVDMEIGETEDDGED; from the coding sequence ATGGCCATCACCGTCAAAAGCCTGGACACCCCCGACCAGGCCTACGACTTCGGCGAGGCGGGCCGGTATGACATCTCGATCATCGGCGACTCGATGGTCGCCCGATCCGTCCTGAACCCGGGCTGGAGCTGGGACGAGCACGTCAAGCCCTACGCCGAGGGTGCGGAGAGCTGTCCAGAGACCCACCACGAGTACGTCATCTCTGGCCGCATCCGCTACTTGACCGATGAGGGGGAGGAAGTCGACGCAGGGCCCGGAGATCACCTGGTCATCGGACCCGGCCACCGCGCCTGGGTGGACGGCCCCGAACCGTGCGTGGTGGTCGACATGGAGATCGGCGAGACCGAGGACGACGGGGAAGACTGA
- a CDS encoding DUF2461 domain-containing protein, protein MATAFAGFQPEALHFLIELALNNDRAWFQARKAEYERLLKEPLEALCMALGERFEARGLPLRADVRSPFRIYRDVRFSKDKSPYKTHVSASFPWAPDGAPALPRSRTESVHHVGGYFHFEPDEGYVGGGMWHPERPLLEAWRNTVATDAPRVHAAIDDRAFVKEFGEVDGDRLMRTPPGYAADHPDAALLKLKDVTFGRRVSDEEVLSPDLPDMLADTFAKALPVFRLLASLRM, encoded by the coding sequence ATGGCCACCGCGTTCGCCGGCTTCCAACCTGAGGCCCTCCACTTCCTGATCGAGCTGGCGTTGAACAACGACCGCGCCTGGTTCCAGGCCCGCAAGGCCGAGTACGAGCGACTGCTCAAGGAGCCACTCGAGGCCCTGTGCATGGCGCTGGGCGAGCGATTTGAAGCGCGTGGGCTCCCGCTCCGGGCCGATGTCCGCTCCCCGTTCCGCATCTACCGCGACGTCCGCTTCTCAAAGGACAAGTCGCCGTACAAGACCCATGTCAGCGCCAGCTTTCCGTGGGCGCCGGACGGCGCACCGGCGCTGCCTCGGAGCCGCACCGAATCGGTGCATCACGTGGGCGGGTACTTCCACTTCGAGCCCGACGAGGGCTACGTTGGGGGAGGGATGTGGCATCCGGAGCGCCCGCTCCTGGAGGCGTGGCGCAACACGGTTGCGACCGACGCGCCTCGCGTACATGCCGCCATCGACGATCGGGCATTCGTGAAGGAGTTCGGCGAGGTCGACGGTGATCGGCTGATGCGAACTCCACCCGGCTACGCGGCAGACCACCCCGACGCGGCGTTGCTCAAGCTCAAGGACGTGACGTTCGGCCGCCGGGTCTCCGACGAGGAAGTCCTGTCGCCTGACCTGCCGGACATGCTGGCCGATACCTTCGCAAAAGCCTTGCCCGTGTTCCGCCTCCTGGCGTCGCTCAGGATGTGA
- a CDS encoding nucleoside deaminase — MTDADHQRFMRKAIAMARQSAILDRTGSPFGCLIVRDGEVVGAGVNQVLANQDPTSHGEIVAIRDACRRLGTHDLSGSIVYTSCEPCPMCYAAAWWARVDAVYYASTIQDALDFGDFDDKPIYDAIAQPGPDRAVPARELLRDEMVEVWKEFHAIPGHIHY; from the coding sequence ATGACCGATGCCGATCACCAGCGGTTCATGCGGAAGGCGATTGCCATGGCCCGGCAAAGCGCCATCTTGGATCGGACGGGAAGCCCCTTCGGCTGCCTTATCGTCCGCGACGGGGAGGTGGTGGGTGCCGGCGTCAACCAGGTCCTCGCCAATCAGGACCCGACCAGTCACGGTGAGATCGTGGCCATCCGCGACGCCTGCCGGAGGCTGGGCACCCATGACCTGAGCGGCTCCATCGTCTACACCAGCTGCGAGCCGTGCCCCATGTGCTACGCAGCGGCATGGTGGGCTCGGGTCGATGCCGTCTATTACGCCTCAACCATCCAGGACGCCCTCGACTTCGGTGACTTCGACGACAAGCCGATCTACGATGCCATCGCCCAGCCCGGACCCGATCGCGCCGTCCCCGCGCGCGAGCTCCTGCGCGACGAGATGGTTGAGGTCTGGAAGGAGTTCCACGCCATCCCGGGCCACATCCACTACTGA
- a CDS encoding TIGR03621 family F420-dependent LLM class oxidoreductase yields the protein MHPFRFGLTAGWVGTGEAWLAMARSAEDLGYSVLLVPDHLTRQLSPVPALAAAAAVTTRLRIGSYVFANDYRHPLLLAREAATLDAVSGGRLEFGIGAGWRVSDYRQLGVAYDPAGRRIDRLAEALGIIKRLFAGETVTHAGPHYRVERAQLSPRPVQQPRPPIMLGGGGPRMLRLAAREADIVSFVPQFNAAGRPILRQATEGALVEKVATVRTAAGDRFDQLELNVFIAVAGMVGSRSSVGASLVAGGMAAVVGMVGSPYALHGTRARLREILERRRDRLGISFYAIPQPAMESMAPLVEDMTGR from the coding sequence ATGCACCCGTTTCGCTTTGGGCTGACCGCCGGCTGGGTCGGGACCGGTGAGGCGTGGCTGGCCATGGCCCGTAGTGCCGAAGACTTGGGATATAGCGTGTTGCTGGTGCCGGATCACCTGACCCGTCAGCTGTCGCCGGTGCCTGCCCTGGCGGCGGCCGCGGCCGTGACGACGCGCCTGCGCATCGGCTCATACGTCTTCGCCAACGACTACCGCCACCCACTGCTGCTCGCCCGTGAGGCCGCCACCCTGGATGCGGTATCCGGAGGGCGACTGGAGTTCGGGATCGGGGCCGGCTGGCGCGTCAGCGACTATCGCCAGCTGGGGGTGGCGTACGACCCGGCCGGGCGCCGGATCGACCGCCTGGCCGAGGCGCTCGGGATCATCAAGCGCCTCTTCGCGGGCGAGACGGTCACCCACGCGGGCCCGCATTACCGAGTGGAGCGCGCCCAGCTCTCCCCGCGGCCCGTCCAGCAGCCGCGGCCCCCGATCATGCTCGGCGGCGGTGGGCCGCGCATGCTGCGCCTGGCCGCACGCGAGGCGGACATCGTGAGCTTCGTCCCTCAGTTCAACGCTGCCGGCCGCCCGATCCTGCGGCAGGCCACTGAAGGCGCCCTGGTCGAGAAGGTGGCCACCGTAAGGACGGCTGCGGGCGATCGGTTCGACCAGCTGGAACTGAACGTGTTCATCGCCGTGGCTGGGATGGTGGGCAGCCGGAGCTCGGTCGGCGCGTCCCTGGTGGCGGGTGGCATGGCCGCGGTCGTCGGAATGGTCGGCTCACCCTATGCGCTGCACGGCACGCGGGCGCGCCTGCGTGAAATCCTCGAGCGCCGCCGGGATCGGCTGGGGATCAGCTTCTACGCCATCCCCCAGCCCGCCATGGAGTCGATGGCCCCCCTGGTCGAGGACATGACCGGGCGCTAG